A single region of the Roseivivax sp. THAF197b genome encodes:
- the pepN gene encoding aminopeptidase N, which produces MKDASPQTVYLKDYTPFGFEVDAVHLTFTLNPDATRVKSRIAFRPNPDATDRRFFLHGEELTLISARINGAEVTPELTAEGLSCDVPDAPFIWEAEVEIAPAANTALEGLYMSNGMYCTQCEAEGFRKITYYPDRPDVMGVFTVRIEGDLPVLLSNGNPQGAGDGWAEWHDPWPKPAYLFALVAGDLVAHPDRFTTASGREVELNLYVRPGDEGKCAFGMEALKKSMRWDEEVYGREYDLDIFNIVAVDDFNMGAMENKGLNIFNSSAVLASPETSTDANFERIEAIIAHEYFHNWTGNRITCRDWFQLCLKEGLTVFRDSQFTADMRSAPVKRISDVIDLRARQFPEDQGPLSHPVRPESFQEINNFYTATIYEKGAEVIGMLKRLVGDEAYDKALELYFDRHDGQACTIEDWLRVFEDVTGRDLAQFKRWYSQAGTPRLSVKENWAPSGDGDGGTYTLTFHQHTPPTPGQPEKAPQVLPIATGLLGANGDEVVPTTLLEMTETEQSFTFEGLSGRPVPSILRGFSAPVVLDRDPGPEERAFLLAHDTDPFNRWEAGRQLARESLVAQITQGAAPDAGYLDGLTAVIRDETLDPAFRALMLGAPTQSEMAQTLHERGVVPDPDAIYAAAEALAEAKAAALAPMLDGLAMACRVDAPYAPDAAQSGKRALGAAVLSLQTRRDGGRTAQAQFESADNMTLQLSALTSLVRAGQDAEALAAFAEQWQEDRLVMDKWFAMQIAATAPDNALPRAEALTQHPAFDMKNPNRFRAVLGAFAMNHAGFHRADGAGYDFLADWLVKLDAKNPQTAARMCAPFQTWRRYDTDRQAKMRAALQRIADQPGLSRDTTEMVTRMLQD; this is translated from the coding sequence GTGAAGGATGCGAGCCCGCAAACCGTCTATCTCAAGGATTACACCCCGTTCGGCTTCGAGGTCGACGCGGTCCATCTGACATTCACGCTGAACCCGGATGCGACCCGGGTGAAAAGCCGCATCGCGTTCCGGCCAAATCCCGACGCCACGGATCGACGGTTTTTTCTGCATGGCGAGGAGCTGACGCTCATTTCGGCGCGGATCAACGGGGCCGAAGTGACGCCCGAGCTGACCGCGGAAGGACTGAGCTGCGACGTGCCCGACGCGCCCTTCATCTGGGAGGCGGAGGTCGAGATTGCACCCGCCGCCAATACGGCCCTCGAGGGGCTCTACATGTCGAACGGCATGTATTGCACGCAATGCGAGGCCGAGGGGTTCCGCAAGATCACATATTATCCCGACCGGCCTGACGTGATGGGTGTCTTCACCGTGCGGATCGAGGGCGATCTGCCGGTGCTCCTGTCAAACGGCAATCCGCAGGGGGCGGGCGATGGCTGGGCGGAATGGCACGATCCCTGGCCGAAACCGGCCTATCTTTTTGCGCTGGTTGCGGGCGATCTCGTGGCACATCCCGACCGCTTTACCACTGCGTCGGGTCGCGAGGTGGAACTGAACCTCTATGTGCGGCCGGGCGACGAGGGCAAATGCGCCTTTGGGATGGAGGCGCTGAAGAAATCCATGCGCTGGGACGAAGAGGTCTACGGGCGCGAATACGATCTCGACATCTTCAACATCGTCGCGGTCGACGATTTCAACATGGGCGCGATGGAGAACAAGGGGCTGAATATCTTCAACTCCTCCGCGGTTCTGGCCTCGCCCGAGACCTCGACAGATGCCAATTTCGAGCGGATCGAGGCGATCATCGCCCATGAATATTTCCACAACTGGACGGGTAACCGGATCACCTGCCGCGACTGGTTCCAGCTCTGCCTCAAGGAAGGGCTGACCGTCTTCCGCGACAGCCAGTTCACCGCCGATATGCGCTCCGCCCCGGTCAAGCGGATCTCGGATGTGATCGACCTGCGCGCGCGGCAGTTTCCCGAGGATCAGGGCCCGCTATCGCATCCCGTCCGGCCAGAAAGCTTTCAGGAAATCAACAACTTCTACACCGCCACCATCTACGAAAAGGGCGCCGAGGTGATCGGCATGCTCAAACGGCTGGTGGGCGACGAGGCTTATGACAAGGCGCTCGAGCTCTATTTCGACCGTCATGACGGACAGGCCTGCACGATCGAGGATTGGCTGCGGGTCTTCGAGGATGTGACCGGTCGGGATCTCGCGCAGTTCAAGCGCTGGTATAGCCAGGCAGGCACGCCGCGCCTGTCGGTCAAGGAGAACTGGGCGCCCTCAGGCGATGGCGATGGCGGCACCTACACGCTCACCTTCCACCAGCACACGCCGCCCACGCCGGGCCAGCCAGAGAAGGCGCCGCAGGTCCTGCCCATCGCGACGGGGCTTCTGGGTGCCAATGGTGATGAGGTCGTGCCCACCACCCTGCTCGAGATGACGGAAACCGAGCAGAGCTTCACCTTCGAGGGGCTCTCGGGGCGACCGGTCCCATCGATCCTGCGCGGCTTTTCGGCGCCCGTGGTGCTCGACCGCGATCCCGGCCCCGAGGAGCGTGCCTTCCTCCTGGCCCATGACACCGACCCGTTCAATCGCTGGGAAGCGGGCCGTCAGCTCGCGCGCGAAAGCCTCGTGGCGCAGATCACCCAAGGGGCCGCGCCCGATGCGGGCTATCTCGACGGGCTGACAGCGGTGATCCGGGATGAGACGCTCGATCCTGCGTTCCGTGCGCTGATGCTGGGCGCGCCGACCCAGTCCGAAATGGCGCAGACCCTGCATGAGCGCGGCGTCGTGCCGGACCCCGATGCCATCTATGCCGCCGCCGAAGCGTTGGCGGAGGCGAAGGCGGCGGCACTGGCGCCGATGCTCGATGGTCTGGCCATGGCCTGCCGGGTCGATGCGCCTTACGCGCCTGATGCCGCGCAATCGGGCAAGCGCGCGCTCGGCGCCGCGGTCCTCAGCCTGCAGACCCGTCGCGACGGGGGGCGCACCGCGCAGGCGCAATTCGAGAGCGCGGACAACATGACGCTGCAATTGTCGGCCCTGACGAGCCTCGTGCGGGCCGGTCAGGATGCCGAAGCGCTCGCGGCCTTTGCGGAGCAATGGCAAGAGGACCGGCTCGTCATGGACAAGTGGTTCGCGATGCAGATCGCGGCCACAGCGCCGGACAACGCCCTGCCCCGTGCAGAGGCGCTGACACAGCACCCGGCCTTCGACATGAAGAACCCCAACCGCTTCCGCGCCGTGCTCGGGGCGTTCGCCATGAACCATGCGGGCTTTCACCGAGCGGATGGGGCGGGTTACGATTTTCTAGCCGATTGGCTGGTCAAACTCGATGCGAAGAACCCGCAGACGGCGGCGCGGATGTGTGCACCGTTCCAGACCTGGCGGCGCTATGACACGGACCGGCAGGCCAAGATGCGCGCGGCCTTACAGCGGATCGCGGACCAACCGGGTCTCAGCCGCGACACGACCGAGATGGTCACGCGGATGCTGCAGGACTAA
- a CDS encoding DUF2256 domain-containing protein: MAKMRKKGDLPQKTCATCGKPFTWRKKWADVWDEVRYCSDRCRRSKGRAGDGSKS; the protein is encoded by the coding sequence ATGGCCAAGATGCGCAAGAAGGGCGATCTGCCTCAGAAGACATGCGCCACATGCGGTAAGCCCTTCACATGGCGCAAGAAATGGGCGGATGTGTGGGACGAGGTGCGATACTGCTCCGATCGCTGTCGCCGCTCCAAGGGGCGAGCTGGAGACGGGTCAAAATCTTAA
- a CDS encoding GNAT family N-acetyltransferase yields MRVKALTGDALEAVLDDVAALRIAVFREYPYLYDGDAAYERDYLQAYRDNPDAIVIGAFDGDRLVGAATGTPMEDHAEDFAAAFSNTGHDLGSIFYCAESVLLPEYRGRRIGHLFFDMREEHARALGRTHSAFCAVMRPDTHPLRPEDFRPLNGFWRKRDYAPLPGVVARFSWKDIDQEAETAHELQFWMREL; encoded by the coding sequence ATGCGGGTGAAGGCGCTGACCGGAGACGCCCTCGAGGCGGTGCTGGACGACGTGGCCGCCCTCAGGATCGCGGTGTTTCGCGAATATCCCTACCTTTACGACGGCGATGCGGCCTACGAACGGGATTACCTGCAGGCTTACCGGGACAATCCGGATGCGATCGTGATCGGCGCGTTCGACGGCGACCGTCTGGTGGGGGCAGCCACAGGCACACCGATGGAGGATCACGCCGAGGATTTCGCGGCGGCCTTCTCCAATACCGGGCATGATCTCGGCAGCATCTTTTATTGCGCGGAATCGGTGCTGTTGCCGGAATACCGGGGGCGGCGCATCGGCCATCTGTTTTTCGACATGCGGGAAGAGCATGCCCGTGCCCTGGGCCGGACGCATTCGGCGTTTTGCGCGGTAATGCGCCCCGATACCCACCCGCTGCGCCCGGAGGACTTCCGCCCGTTGAACGGGTTCTGGCGCAAGCGCGATTACGCGCCGCTGCCCGGTGTGGTCGCGCGATTTTCATGGAAGGATATCGACCAAGAGGCCGAGACCGCACATGAGTTGCAGTTCTGGATGCGGGAACTTTGA
- a CDS encoding ketosteroid isomerase-related protein, which yields MSHPTLTRYFDAFNRGDTDAMIDCLSEDVAHHVNEGDVRIGRDAFRDFCAHMSRCYDEKLTELVIFEAEKGARGAAEYMVNGTYLQTDAGLPEAKGQTYRLPAGSFFSLDEGRITRIATYYNLSDWIRQVS from the coding sequence ATGAGCCATCCGACCCTGACCCGCTATTTCGACGCGTTCAATCGCGGCGATACGGACGCGATGATCGATTGTTTGTCCGAGGATGTCGCTCACCACGTCAACGAGGGCGATGTGCGCATCGGGCGCGACGCGTTTCGTGACTTTTGCGCGCACATGTCGCGCTGCTACGACGAGAAACTGACGGAGCTCGTGATCTTCGAGGCCGAGAAAGGCGCGCGCGGGGCCGCGGAATACATGGTCAATGGCACCTACCTTCAAACAGATGCGGGCCTGCCGGAGGCCAAAGGTCAGACCTACAGGCTGCCTGCGGGGTCGTTCTTCTCGCTCGACGAGGGGCGGATCACGCGGATCGCGACCTATTACAACCTCTCCGACTGGATCCGGCAGGTATCCTGA
- a CDS encoding low molecular weight phosphatase family protein yields the protein MPQTLPRSVLFCCDHNAVRSPMAEGLMKQLYGQEPYVQSVGVLGDLDIDGFAIAACKELGVELSRHKSRSFEELEEMGEALSDFDLIVAMSPAANRQALELTAKFHLSVEYWPIMDPTGIGETREVKLQAYRQTRDQLRRHMIEKWGTR from the coding sequence ATGCCCCAGACCCTGCCCCGTTCGGTGCTGTTCTGCTGCGATCACAACGCGGTCCGCTCCCCCATGGCCGAGGGACTGATGAAACAGCTCTATGGTCAGGAGCCTTATGTGCAATCGGTGGGCGTGCTGGGCGATCTCGATATCGACGGCTTTGCCATCGCCGCCTGCAAGGAGCTCGGCGTCGAGCTTTCGCGCCACAAGTCGCGCAGTTTCGAAGAGCTTGAGGAGATGGGCGAGGCGTTGTCGGATTTCGACCTGATCGTCGCCATGTCGCCTGCCGCGAACCGCCAGGCGCTGGAGCTGACCGCCAAGTTTCACCTGTCGGTCGAATACTGGCCGATCATGGATCCCACCGGGATCGGTGAGACGCGGGAGGTCAAGCTTCAGGCCTATCGCCAGACCCGCGACCAGTTGCGTCGCCACATGATTGAGAAATGGGGAACAAGATGA
- a CDS encoding UPF0262 family protein yields the protein MSYIADIALDDANLPPPTPEIEQERRVALFDLMEENTFTLPARDGTPPPEGPYRLTLAIRDKRLVFDVTTEDGTKASEFHLSLSPFRQVVKDYFQICKSYFDAVKSLPPSQIETIDMARRGIHDEGARLLQDRLDGKAEIDDDTARRLFTLVCVLQFGG from the coding sequence ATGAGCTACATCGCCGATATCGCGCTTGATGACGCGAACCTGCCCCCGCCCACGCCCGAGATCGAGCAAGAGCGCCGCGTCGCCCTGTTCGACCTGATGGAAGAGAACACCTTCACCCTGCCCGCACGGGACGGCACGCCCCCGCCGGAGGGGCCTTACCGGCTGACGCTCGCGATCCGGGACAAGCGGCTGGTCTTCGACGTGACCACCGAAGACGGCACCAAGGCCAGCGAGTTTCACCTTTCGCTCTCGCCCTTTCGGCAGGTGGTGAAGGATTATTTCCAGATCTGTAAAAGCTATTTCGACGCGGTGAAATCGCTGCCGCCAAGCCAGATCGAGACGATCGACATGGCCCGCCGGGGCATCCATGATGAAGGCGCGCGGCTGTTGCAGGACCGGCTCGACGGCAAGGCCGAGATCGACGACGACACGGCGCGGCGGCTCTTCACGCTGGTCTGCGTGCTGCAATTCGGCGGCTGA
- the hisD gene encoding histidinol dehydrogenase, producing MPVFLNTTQSDFEAAFAALLTAKREDSPDVDDTVAAIIADVRARGDAALLDYTAKFDRMEITADKIAVSRDEVDAEIAKVPEAERQALETAADRIRAYHARQMPEDQRWTDETGAELGWRWTPVSAAGLYVPGGIASYPSSVLMNAVPAKVAGVGRLAITVPTPDGVINPLVMLAARIAGVDEIYRVGGAQAIAALAYGTETIAPVDKITGPGNAFVAAAKRRVFGRVGIDMIAGPSEILVIADGDNDPDWIALDLMSQAEHDESAQSILITTDAAFGRAVADAVETRLQTLERRAVAGASWRDFGAIVVARDLEEAAALSNRIAPEHLELCVADPDALSEKITHAGAIFLGQWTPEAIGDYVGGPNHVLPTARSARFSSGLSVMDFVKRTTLAKMTPEALRAIGPAAETLARAESLEAHGLSVTARLEKLNR from the coding sequence ATGCCCGTCTTTCTGAACACGACACAATCCGATTTCGAGGCCGCCTTTGCCGCGCTTCTGACCGCCAAGCGCGAAGACAGCCCCGATGTGGACGACACCGTCGCCGCGATCATCGCAGACGTGCGGGCGCGGGGCGATGCGGCCCTTCTGGACTACACCGCGAAATTCGACCGGATGGAAATCACTGCGGACAAGATCGCCGTCAGCCGCGACGAGGTCGATGCCGAGATCGCCAAGGTGCCCGAGGCCGAGCGGCAGGCACTGGAGACCGCCGCAGACCGCATCCGGGCCTATCACGCGCGCCAGATGCCCGAGGATCAGCGCTGGACCGACGAGACGGGGGCCGAGCTTGGCTGGCGCTGGACGCCGGTGTCGGCGGCAGGGCTTTACGTGCCGGGCGGCATCGCCTCCTACCCGTCTTCGGTGCTGATGAACGCGGTGCCTGCGAAAGTCGCAGGCGTCGGGCGGCTGGCCATCACGGTGCCGACGCCGGATGGCGTGATAAACCCGCTGGTCATGCTGGCCGCGCGCATCGCGGGCGTTGACGAAATCTACCGCGTGGGCGGCGCGCAGGCCATTGCGGCACTGGCCTACGGCACCGAGACCATCGCGCCGGTGGACAAGATCACGGGGCCCGGCAATGCCTTCGTTGCCGCTGCCAAGCGCCGCGTCTTCGGCCGTGTGGGCATCGACATGATCGCGGGGCCGTCGGAGATCCTCGTGATCGCCGATGGCGACAACGATCCCGACTGGATCGCGCTCGACCTGATGAGCCAGGCCGAGCATGACGAGAGCGCGCAGTCGATCCTGATCACCACCGATGCCGCTTTCGGCCGCGCCGTGGCCGATGCCGTCGAGACCCGGCTGCAAACGCTGGAACGGCGCGCGGTTGCGGGCGCATCCTGGCGTGATTTCGGTGCCATTGTCGTGGCGCGCGATCTCGAGGAGGCGGCGGCGCTGTCGAACCGCATCGCGCCCGAGCACTTGGAGCTCTGCGTGGCCGATCCCGATGCGCTGTCAGAAAAGATCACCCATGCGGGCGCCATCTTCCTTGGGCAATGGACGCCGGAGGCCATCGGCGATTACGTCGGCGGGCCGAACCACGTCCTGCCCACGGCCCGCTCCGCGCGCTTTTCGTCGGGCCTTTCGGTGATGGATTTCGTCAAGCGCACGACGCTGGCCAAGATGACACCGGAGGCCTTGCGGGCCATCGGACCTGCCGCCGAAACGCTGGCGCGGGCCGAAAGCCTCGAGGCGCATGGGCTATCCGTCACGGCACGGCTCGAGAAGCTGAACCGATAA
- a CDS encoding HAD family phosphatase, which yields MPALLLGSIGVLVETSAVQRDAFNRAFGEVGLDWKWSDEDLKSHPCALSDRARIARHAEASELHVDVDALARRKSEIVQTALTRPVTLRPGVADTIAEARTKGWRIGLVSSASEAIVDAVLRATHLGRDSFHAIVTRANRVAPKPSPDSYLKALLELETLPHDAIAVENTAHGLRAARAAGLACLAFPDKRNARADFGGAAAHLDRLALRPELRTG from the coding sequence ATGCCAGCCCTCCTTCTCGGTTCCATCGGCGTCCTGGTCGAGACGTCGGCCGTGCAACGCGATGCGTTCAATCGCGCTTTCGGAGAGGTCGGGCTCGACTGGAAATGGAGCGACGAGGACCTGAAATCGCATCCCTGCGCATTGAGCGACCGTGCGCGGATCGCCCGGCACGCGGAGGCCTCGGAACTCCATGTTGATGTCGACGCGCTGGCCCGCCGCAAGTCGGAAATCGTTCAGACCGCGCTGACCCGCCCCGTCACATTGCGGCCGGGTGTCGCCGACACGATTGCCGAGGCCCGCACCAAGGGTTGGCGGATCGGGCTGGTCTCCTCTGCCTCCGAGGCCATCGTGGATGCGGTGCTCAGGGCGACTCATCTGGGCCGCGACAGTTTCCATGCAATTGTGACCCGCGCAAACCGCGTGGCGCCGAAGCCCTCCCCCGACAGCTACCTGAAGGCGCTGCTGGAGCTTGAAACCCTGCCGCATGACGCGATTGCCGTGGAGAACACGGCACATGGGCTTAGGGCCGCACGTGCGGCGGGTCTGGCCTGCCTTGCCTTTCCGGACAAGCGCAATGCGCGCGCGGATTTCGGAGGTGCGGCCGCCCATCTCGACCGTCTGGCCTTGCGTCCCGAACTTCGGACCGGTTGA